The nucleotide window GTCCGCCCTGGACGCCGTCGAGGCGCTCCGGGAGGCGGGCGCCGTCGTGAACCGGGTCCTCGTCGTCGTGGACAGGAAGGAGGGCGCGACCGAACTGCTCGCGGACCACGACGTCGAACTGGATGCGCTGCTCACGGCCTCCGAGCTGCTCGCCGACGCCGAGGAGTGACCGCCTCGTCACTGCCGGGGAGTGGCCGTCTCGCCGCTGCCTGACGGGAGCCGAGGCCCTACACGTTTCTGCGCATCGGCCACACGCTCGAATCCGAAGTGTTCATACTTGCACGAACGAGCATACCGTCATGAACAGAGCCGAGAAGGCCGCCCTCCAGCTACAGGCGGTCGCCGTCCTGCGGACGCTGAAGGAGACGCGGACGTACGAGGAACTCGCCGCGGTCACGGGCCTTCCGGCGGGGGACCTGAACCGCTACGTCAACGGCCACGTCCTCCCGGGCGCCGAGCGGGCCCGCGAGGTCGTCGGCGGCATCGGGCGCGAGACGCTCGCCGAGGAACTCGAGGCGCGGGTCGCCTTCGACGACGAGGGGTACGTGGACAACTCGGGCGTCGTCTTCGACCAGCCGTTCCTCGACCTCGTCGCCCCCGTCGCCGCGGAGTCGCTGGCGTTCGACGCCCCGGACGTCGTGCTCACGGCCGCCACGGACGGCATCACGCTCGGCGCCGCGATGGCATCCCACTTCGACGCCCGCGTCGCGTACGCGAAGAAGTCGAAGGAGACCGCGGTCCAGGAGTTCATCGAGTCGCGCCAGCGGCTCGCCTCGGGCATCGAACTCACGTACTACCTCCCCGCGGGCGCGATCGACGCCGGCGATCGCGTGCTCGTCGTCGACGACCTCATCCGTTCGGGCGAGACGCAGGAGCTCCTGCTGGACATCGCCGCGCAGGCGGACGCGAACGTGACCGGCGTCTTCGCGCTCATCGCCGTCGGCGACGAGGGGACCGAGCGGGCGGCCGCGATGACCGACGCGCCGGTCGGCGCGCTGACCCGGTTCGAATAGCCTGGTTCTGGGCACGAACGTGAGGGTAATGGGGGATTCATCCCGCTCTATCCCGTAATTTTGCTCACACCTGTGCAAGGATGGTCGGTGCGGACCTAAACGCTTAAGAATGGTGTTCACAAGCGTGCAATATGGCGTTGTCAGATTCGCTGTCGTCGTACTTCGACTTCGCTGAGAACGGCACGGACCTCCGGACGGAGGTCGTGGCGGGGATCACGACGTTCCTGACGATGAGTTACATCGTCGTGGTGAACCCGAGCATCCTCGTCGGCATCCGGGAGGGCGCCGAAGGCGGGCCGAAGCCCGGCATCATCGTCCAGGGCGCGTCCTACGCGGAGACCGTCCAGATGGTCGCCGTCGTCACCCTCATCGCCGCCGCCGTTGCGACGTTCGTGATGGCCCTGTACGCGAAGCGCCCCTTCGGCCAGGCGCCGGGGCTGGGACTGAACGCCTTCTTCGCGTTCACCGTGGTCGGCGCGCTCGGCGTTCCGTGGCAGACGGCCCTCGCGGCTGTCGTCGTCGAGGGGCTCCTCTTCATCGTCCTCACCGTGGTCGGCGCCCGCGAGTACATCATCCGGGTGTTCCCGGAACCGGTGAAGCTCGCGGTCGGGACCGGTATCGGCCTCTTCCTCGCGCTCATCGGCCTGGAGGAGATGCACATCGTCGTCTCCGACCCCGCGACGTACGTCACCCTCGGAAACGTCGCCTCCGAACCGATCGCCATCCTCTCGGTCGTCGGGCTGTTCCTCACCTTCGGGCTGTACGCCCGCGGGGTGAAGGGCTCCATCGTCATCGGCATCATCGCGACCACGTTGTTCGGCTACGCCGTCACCGCGTTCGGGCCGGTCGCGGCCGACGCCGGACTGGTCGGGAACCTCTCCGCGAGCGCGACCTACGACATCACGCCGCTGGCCGGCGCGTTCGTCGGCGGGCTGACGAACGTCGACGCGTTCGCCTTCTCGCTCATCGTGTTCACGTTCTTCTTCGTCGACTTCTTCGACACGGCGGGGACGCTCACCGGCGTCTCGCAGGTCGCGGGCTTCCTCGACGAGGACGGGAACCTCCCGGACATCGAGCGGCCGCTGATGGCCGACGCGATCGGGACCACCGTCGGCGGCATGCTCGGCACCTCGACGGTGACGACGTACATCGAGTCCGCCTCCGGCGTGGAGGAGGGCGGTCGGACCGGCATGACCGCCCTCGTCGTCGCGGCGCTGTTCCTCGCCTCGCTCCTCATCGTCCCGCTCGCCTCCGCGGTGCCGCTGTACGCGAGCCACATCGCGCTCGTCGTCATCGGCGTCGTCATGCTGCGCAACGTCGTCGAGGTCGCTTGGGAGGACCTCACCCACGCCATCCCGGCGGGGATGACGGTGCTCGTCATGCCGTTCACGTTCTCCATCGCCTACGGCATCGCCGCGGGCATCATCTCCTACCCCATCGTGAAGCTCGCGGCGGGCCGCGTGGACGAGACGCGTCCCGGCCACTGGGTGCTCGCGGGCGCGTTCGTCCTCTACTTCGTCGTCCGCACGGGCGGCGTCCTCACGTCGGCCGTCTAACCGGGAAGCACAAGAGTTTCATCCGACGCCGGCCCTTCCGGTATCGATGGACCTCCGCTCGGTCTCGCGCCGTAATCTCGTGCGAGTCGTCGTGCTCTGTTGCGTTCTCGGACTGTTCCTCCCCGCGCTCGGCCAGGCGGTCGTCCCTGAGGAGTCCGGGACACCGGGCACCGTCGGCCTCGAACCGGGGACCGTCGAGTCGGAGGCGAACGGCTCGACGGTCGTCGGCATCCAGGGCTTCCACTTCGAGGGCCAGGGGTCGACGAAGAAGCCCGCGCGGCTCGTCTCGGTCGCCCCGAACGGCTCGACAGAGTGGGTGTACGACGGCACGAGCCGCGGAGCCGTGTGGTTCTACGACGTCGACCCGCTGCCGAACGGGAACCTCCTCGTCGTCTCCACGAACCCCCGCGGCACGACCGTCTTCGAACTCGACCCGGAGACGCGCGAGCGCGCCTGGACGGAGACGTTCGACATCCACGACACCCACGACGTAGAGAAGCTCCCGAACGGCGACCTGCTCGTGGCGAACATGCGCCAGTGGAACGAGTCGACCGGCCGGTCGGACGACCGCGTGTTCGTGTACAACCGCTCGACCGAGGAGATCGACTGGGAGTGGACGTTCCGTAACCACTACCCCGAGTCGACCGACGGCGGCTACAGCGAGGACTGGACCCACGTCAACGACGTGGAGCGCATCGCCGAGGGCCAGTACCTCGTCTCGCCGCGCAACTTCGACCAGGCCATCGTCATCAACCGGTCGACGAAGGAGATCGACTACCAGCTCGGCTCCGACGGCGACCACTCCGTGATGAACGAACAGCACAACCCCGACTGGCTGCTGAGCGAGGAGGGGAACCCCGTCATCCTCGTCGCCGACTCGGAGAACGACCGCGTGGTCGAGTACGAGAAGCGGGGCGACGAGTGGGAACGCGTCTGGGAGGTCGGGACGGATCAGCTCTCGTGGCCGCGCGACGCCGACAGGCTCCCCAACGGTAACACGCTCATCACGGACTCGCTGAACCACCGCGTCATCGAGGTGACGCCCGAGGGGCGGATCGTCTGGGAGTACTACGCCACGTGGGGCCCGTACGACGCCGAACGGGTCGCCCACGGCGGCGGGTCGAACGGCCCGACGATGTCCGACCAGGGTGTCTCCGGCGAGTACCGCATCCACGGGAGCGCGGGGCTGATCGCCGGAACAGGCGACTCGATGACGTTCTCGGCGGCGGTCCGGAACACCTTCGCAGGCACGCCGCTCTCGGGCGTCGCGTCCGAGTTCGCCACCACGTGGGCACACGTCACGCCGTGGATCCGCCCGGTGTGGATGGGTCCGTGGGCGTTCGTCTCCGCGGTACTCGGCGCGCTCGTGGTGCTCGGGTGGCTGGTCGCCGAACTCGTGCTGGCGCGCGGCCGCGTGCTCGAGGCGTTCGAGCGCGTCCGCGGTTCCTGGGGCTGACGTCCGGTCCCCTCCCCCGTCGATTCGCGTCCGCCCGCCGGACGGCACCGGGGGAGTTCCGCAAACACCTTATACGCAGGTCGTACAATCCCCAAACGACGAATACCTATGCCGAGACCCGAAGTTCTCGAACGCGTGAAAGAGGCCGAAGCCGACGCCAAGGACATCGTGGCGGAGGCGGAGGCCGATCGGGAGGAACGGCTCGCGGACGCCCGGGAACGGGCGGACGCGATCGTCTCCGAGGCCGAGCGCGAGGCCGAGGAGATGGAGGCTGAACGCCTCGCGACGGCTCGCGAGGAGATCGAACGGGAGCGCGAGGAGGTCCTCGAGGAGGGCCGCCGCCGGCGGGCCGAGCTCGTCGCGGAGGCCGAGGACAACACCGAGGGGGCCGTCGCGTTCGCGGTCGAGCGGTTCGAGGAGGCGGTACATGCTCAGACCTGAGCGGATGAGCAAGGTCTCGGTGACCGGCTCCAAACGCGTCATGGAGTCCGTCATCGAGGCCGTACACGAGCTGAACCTGCTGCACGTCACCGACTACAACGACTCGTGGCAGGGCTTCAGACCCGGGAACCCGGTCGAGGGCGCGGAAGCGGCGGCCGACAAGCTGGTGACCGTCCGCTCGCTCGAGTCGATCCTCGGCGTGGACGAGGACGAGGCCGGTCCGGCCCGCGTCCTCGACGACGAGGCGCTCGAGTCGGAACTCGCGGACGTCCGCGAGCGCGTGAACGAACTCGACGATCGACGCGACCGCATCCAGGGCGAACTCCGCGACGTGGAGGAGCGCGTCGAGGCGGTCGAGCCGTTCGCCGACCTCGACATCGACCTGGACCTCCTGCAGGGGTACGACACGCTGCAGGTCGCCGTCGGCGAGGGCGACCGGGACGCCGTCGAGCGCACGCTGCTCGAGGCGGACGCCATCGACGAGTTCGAGGTGTACGAGGGCGACGGTACCATCGCCGTGTTCGCCCGGACCACGCCGTCCGCGGACGAGGGCGCGCTGGCCGACGCGCTGGTGAGCGCGGAGTTCGCGACCGTCGAGGTGCCCGAGGTGACGGGCGAGCGCGTCAGTCCCGCGGCGCACCTTGAGGAACTCGAGTCGCGCCGCCGCGAACTCGAGTCGGACCTCGAGGAGGTCGAGGGCGAACTCGAGACGGTGAAGCGGGACACGGCCGGCTTCCTGCTCGCCGCCGAGGAACAGCTCACCATCGAGGTCCAGAAGACCGAGGCGCCCCTCTCGTTCGCGACGACCGACAACTCGTTCGTCGCTGAGGGGTGGATCCCGACCGAGCGGTACACCGAGTTCGCGAGCGCGATCCAGGACGCGGTCGGCAGCCACGCCGAGGTCGAGGAGCTCGAACGCGCCGCGTTCGGCGCCGACGGCGAGGTCCAACTGCGCGAGGACGTCCCGACGGAAGCGGGCGAGCCGCAACACGCGGAGGAGCAGGAGGACGAGGCCGAGGAGGA belongs to Halorarum halophilum and includes:
- a CDS encoding phosphoribosyltransferase family protein, whose amino-acid sequence is MNRAEKAALQLQAVAVLRTLKETRTYEELAAVTGLPAGDLNRYVNGHVLPGAERAREVVGGIGRETLAEELEARVAFDDEGYVDNSGVVFDQPFLDLVAPVAAESLAFDAPDVVLTAATDGITLGAAMASHFDARVAYAKKSKETAVQEFIESRQRLASGIELTYYLPAGAIDAGDRVLVVDDLIRSGETQELLLDIAAQADANVTGVFALIAVGDEGTERAAAMTDAPVGALTRFE
- a CDS encoding NCS2 family permease encodes the protein MALSDSLSSYFDFAENGTDLRTEVVAGITTFLTMSYIVVVNPSILVGIREGAEGGPKPGIIVQGASYAETVQMVAVVTLIAAAVATFVMALYAKRPFGQAPGLGLNAFFAFTVVGALGVPWQTALAAVVVEGLLFIVLTVVGAREYIIRVFPEPVKLAVGTGIGLFLALIGLEEMHIVVSDPATYVTLGNVASEPIAILSVVGLFLTFGLYARGVKGSIVIGIIATTLFGYAVTAFGPVAADAGLVGNLSASATYDITPLAGAFVGGLTNVDAFAFSLIVFTFFFVDFFDTAGTLTGVSQVAGFLDEDGNLPDIERPLMADAIGTTVGGMLGTSTVTTYIESASGVEEGGRTGMTALVVAALFLASLLIVPLASAVPLYASHIALVVIGVVMLRNVVEVAWEDLTHAIPAGMTVLVMPFTFSIAYGIAAGIISYPIVKLAAGRVDETRPGHWVLAGAFVLYFVVRTGGVLTSAV
- a CDS encoding arylsulfotransferase family protein, which gives rise to MDLRSVSRRNLVRVVVLCCVLGLFLPALGQAVVPEESGTPGTVGLEPGTVESEANGSTVVGIQGFHFEGQGSTKKPARLVSVAPNGSTEWVYDGTSRGAVWFYDVDPLPNGNLLVVSTNPRGTTVFELDPETRERAWTETFDIHDTHDVEKLPNGDLLVANMRQWNESTGRSDDRVFVYNRSTEEIDWEWTFRNHYPESTDGGYSEDWTHVNDVERIAEGQYLVSPRNFDQAIVINRSTKEIDYQLGSDGDHSVMNEQHNPDWLLSEEGNPVILVADSENDRVVEYEKRGDEWERVWEVGTDQLSWPRDADRLPNGNTLITDSLNHRVIEVTPEGRIVWEYYATWGPYDAERVAHGGGSNGPTMSDQGVSGEYRIHGSAGLIAGTGDSMTFSAAVRNTFAGTPLSGVASEFATTWAHVTPWIRPVWMGPWAFVSAVLGALVVLGWLVAELVLARGRVLEAFERVRGSWG
- the ahaH gene encoding ATP synthase archaeal subunit H, with the protein product MPRPEVLERVKEAEADAKDIVAEAEADREERLADARERADAIVSEAEREAEEMEAERLATAREEIEREREEVLEEGRRRRAELVAEAEDNTEGAVAFAVERFEEAVHAQT